From Fibrobacter sp. UWB5, the proteins below share one genomic window:
- the smc gene encoding chromosome segregation protein SMC, producing MQITKLKIFGFKSFAQRTEINFPTKGLTAVVGPNGCGKSNITDAIRWVLGEQKAASLRMSKMQDVIFSGTEERAAMSLAEVSIVIDNSDGTLNSEYSEVIVTRRVHRDGSGEYLINNQECRLRDVHALLFDSGLGSSTYSQMNADMIKAVLSDKADDRRVLFEEAAGVSKYKQQRKETRRQLERVQMDMERVEDNLRSVRRSVKLYETQAEKVNEYKRLSKRLRELDLSVSIDKFDDMKEGLTTLDTATRRLNHDVENSKTNATVLQAKIDEKKLLISEDENAYRDLEREVQKATIELNDLNNSMGRIRDTISNLEGANEKYQEEIDRNTGKVQELLEERARLEEENAVLSSDSDVDEMNALLEREREILQVMRDKVDDLRTQSRDLSNERLQKTNQVNSLKSRFERMDAESGLLQANLAKWRGEMEQVQSQKASAESALADINAGLEAADADLERLTEQRSTREERLDAERADLLEAQKKLQELKNEVARLTSRIDVLQSVANEGTDASRWLMEHKADLVGGLLSERIEAAPEYAAQVEAALGDLMDAVVVASDDAAIAAVDAMKGENVGKAVLALVGAGAEPYSGTLQGDGVVGCLKDYVTADEQIAGWLKALLSRYFVVDSLQTAVRLARAMRGDDLCFVAPEGIVRTSGLMSSGTATSGTLSRKNEIAEANSLLEGVNLEVAQAEEEIGRLQDLVNEDTQMLASLVDEIREKEDMKRGGNAGISIQNNIIAGCDRRLAQLQGEMQNAESKIQAAEASKNSDQELMDAQAALEKIEEEYSRVNDELSEQDTLFREKEEDVRELERSAQDKTAKLTQNTNRLNYIAEQVEFLENAIQGRKAEIEKNLAAIQKNEDDGRGVADQVQSKDSALRELENQRDLAREKYELVSGDLEEWRSEVNRLRDDMIDKMKELNDVGRRQEALQANIDRLTERITNEYSVDLANPDDIERVEYSQPEADREIRELRGKIKELGPINVNVMEDYEDEKKRLLEVEAQFDDLDRARASLDRTITKLDDIARSRYLDTFARIQKNFQFVFSKLFLNGETKMSLVEKVDEMGKPMDILDADIEINVRPTGKKMRGIKALSGGEHALTATALLFAIYMEKPSPYCVLDEVDGPLDDANVGRFMALLREFSKQTLFIVVTHNKRTMAEADMLYGVTQEIKGISRIASVQLADATKFAI from the coding sequence GTGCAGATTACAAAACTAAAGATTTTTGGCTTTAAGTCCTTTGCCCAGAGGACCGAAATCAACTTCCCCACGAAGGGTCTTACGGCCGTGGTGGGGCCGAACGGGTGCGGTAAGTCGAACATTACCGATGCTATCCGCTGGGTATTAGGCGAACAGAAAGCTGCATCGCTCCGTATGAGCAAGATGCAGGACGTGATTTTTAGCGGTACCGAAGAACGTGCCGCCATGAGCCTCGCTGAAGTCTCCATTGTGATCGATAACAGCGATGGTACCCTGAATTCTGAATATTCCGAAGTGATTGTGACCCGCCGCGTGCATCGTGACGGTTCGGGTGAATACCTGATCAACAACCAGGAATGCCGCCTGCGCGACGTGCACGCCTTGCTTTTTGACTCGGGCCTCGGTTCCAGTACCTATTCGCAGATGAACGCCGACATGATCAAGGCTGTTCTCTCTGACAAGGCCGATGACCGCCGCGTGCTGTTCGAAGAAGCCGCCGGCGTGAGCAAGTACAAGCAGCAGCGTAAGGAAACCCGTCGCCAGCTGGAACGCGTGCAGATGGATATGGAACGCGTGGAAGACAACCTGCGCAGCGTGCGCCGTTCCGTAAAGCTGTATGAAACCCAGGCCGAAAAGGTGAACGAATACAAACGCCTTTCCAAGCGCCTGCGCGAATTGGACCTGTCGGTCAGTATCGATAAGTTTGACGATATGAAAGAGGGCTTGACGACCCTCGACACTGCGACCCGCCGTCTGAACCACGATGTGGAAAATTCCAAGACGAATGCGACCGTGTTGCAGGCTAAAATTGACGAAAAGAAGCTGTTGATTTCGGAAGACGAAAACGCCTACCGCGACTTGGAACGTGAAGTGCAGAAGGCGACCATCGAACTCAACGACTTGAATAACAGCATGGGCCGTATTCGCGACACGATTTCGAACTTGGAAGGTGCTAACGAAAAGTACCAGGAAGAAATCGACCGCAATACGGGCAAGGTGCAGGAATTGCTCGAGGAACGTGCCCGCTTGGAAGAAGAAAATGCGGTGCTCAGTTCCGATAGCGACGTGGACGAAATGAACGCTCTGTTGGAGCGTGAACGCGAAATTTTGCAGGTCATGCGCGACAAGGTGGACGACCTGCGTACCCAGTCAAGGGATCTTTCGAACGAACGCCTGCAGAAGACGAACCAGGTGAACTCCCTCAAGAGCCGTTTCGAGCGTATGGATGCCGAATCGGGCCTGTTGCAGGCGAACCTCGCCAAGTGGCGCGGCGAAATGGAACAGGTGCAGTCGCAGAAGGCGAGCGCCGAATCGGCCCTGGCAGATATTAACGCTGGCCTCGAAGCCGCCGATGCCGACCTGGAACGCCTTACCGAACAGCGCTCGACGCGCGAAGAAAGGCTCGATGCCGAACGCGCCGACTTGCTCGAAGCCCAGAAGAAACTGCAGGAACTGAAGAACGAGGTGGCAAGGCTCACCTCTCGAATTGACGTTTTACAGAGCGTTGCCAACGAGGGCACCGACGCTAGCCGCTGGCTCATGGAGCATAAGGCGGACCTGGTGGGCGGGCTCCTGTCGGAACGTATCGAAGCTGCTCCCGAATATGCAGCGCAGGTGGAGGCCGCCCTCGGTGACCTGATGGATGCCGTGGTCGTTGCCTCGGACGATGCCGCGATTGCTGCGGTGGATGCCATGAAGGGCGAAAACGTAGGCAAGGCGGTGCTCGCGCTGGTGGGTGCCGGTGCCGAACCCTATTCCGGCACGCTCCAGGGCGATGGCGTTGTGGGTTGCCTCAAGGATTACGTGACTGCCGACGAACAGATTGCAGGCTGGCTCAAGGCGCTGCTTTCTCGTTACTTTGTCGTAGATTCCTTGCAGACTGCGGTGCGCCTTGCGCGAGCCATGCGCGGTGACGACCTTTGCTTTGTGGCGCCAGAAGGCATTGTGCGTACGAGCGGCCTCATGAGTAGCGGTACGGCAACGTCTGGAACGCTCAGCCGCAAGAACGAAATTGCCGAGGCGAACAGCCTGTTGGAAGGTGTGAACCTCGAAGTGGCTCAGGCCGAAGAAGAAATTGGCCGCTTGCAGGATTTGGTCAACGAAGACACGCAGATGCTTGCCTCGTTGGTCGACGAAATCCGCGAAAAAGAAGATATGAAGCGCGGCGGTAACGCCGGCATTTCGATCCAGAATAACATTATCGCCGGTTGCGACCGCAGACTTGCGCAGTTGCAGGGCGAAATGCAGAACGCCGAATCCAAGATTCAGGCGGCAGAAGCCTCCAAGAACAGCGACCAGGAACTGATGGACGCTCAGGCGGCGCTCGAAAAGATCGAAGAAGAATATTCCCGCGTGAACGACGAACTTTCGGAACAGGATACGCTCTTCCGCGAAAAAGAAGAAGACGTTCGCGAATTGGAACGCAGCGCTCAAGACAAGACTGCAAAGCTCACGCAGAATACGAACCGCTTGAATTACATTGCCGAACAGGTGGAATTCCTGGAAAATGCAATTCAGGGTCGTAAGGCTGAAATCGAGAAGAACCTCGCTGCCATCCAGAAGAATGAGGATGATGGCAGGGGAGTTGCCGACCAGGTGCAGAGCAAGGATTCTGCTCTCCGCGAACTCGAAAACCAGCGTGATTTGGCCCGTGAAAAGTATGAACTTGTTTCGGGCGACCTCGAAGAATGGCGTAGCGAAGTCAACCGTCTCCGCGACGACATGATCGACAAGATGAAGGAATTGAACGATGTGGGCCGCAGGCAGGAAGCCTTGCAGGCAAATATCGACCGCCTCACTGAACGTATTACAAACGAATACAGTGTAGACCTTGCGAACCCCGACGACATCGAGCGCGTGGAATATAGCCAGCCCGAAGCCGACCGTGAAATCCGCGAACTCCGCGGAAAGATCAAGGAACTGGGCCCCATCAACGTGAACGTGATGGAAGACTACGAAGACGAAAAGAAGCGTCTTCTGGAAGTCGAAGCGCAGTTCGACGACTTGGATCGTGCTCGCGCCTCGCTGGACCGCACCATCACCAAGCTCGACGATATTGCCCGCAGCCGTTACCTCGATACGTTTGCCCGCATCCAGAAGAACTTCCAGTTCGTGTTCAGCAAGCTGTTCCTGAACGGCGAAACCAAGATGAGCCTTGTCGAAAAGGTGGATGAAATGGGCAAGCCCATGGATATCCTCGACGCCGACATCGAAATCAACGTGCGCCCCACGGGTAAGAAGATGCGCGGTATCAAGGCGCTTTCCGGCGGTGAACACGCCCTGACTGCAACGGCCTTGCTGTTTGCCATTTACATGGAAAAGCCGTCTCCGTACTGCGTGCTGGACGAAGTCGACGGCCCGCTCGATGACGCTAACGTGGGCCGCTTCATGGCGCTGCTCCGCGAATTCAGCAAGCAGACCTTGTTCATCGTGGTGACGCATAACAAGCGTACCATGGCCGAAGCCGACATGCTCTACGGTGTGACGCAGGAAATCAAGGGTATTTCCCGCATCGCGAGCGTGCAGTTGGCTGATGCGACCAAGTTCGCGATTTAA
- a CDS encoding EAL domain-containing protein gives MRLTFAIIYVLLIILLGVFGVIARKSKKSIGYAVSLLLFSFIVPIMGNLFIVLSTNQLLSTIGSYIYFIGMDLMSFSLFDFTLAYCSISWRKNKKKCYVIYALLTLDIIQYFFNPFLGQAFGMEAITVDGSPYYRLIPYMGQFFHRIAVYLAFFVSLFIFCIKAIRVPRIYAEKYNVIFFTMVVAGVWQSYYIFSRTPIDRSMIAMAVCGMFIFYFSLFFRPYRLLDRMLAKIASQMPEAIYFFDANDRCIWANSNGCKLLVIRSDNYESVQHRLAAMFNDFGEGMDSWSSRQTVGSGKDIRYFSLKKHLVSDEKYRKIGSFLTVQDNTADILRQQKEMYEATHDKLTGLFTKEHLFNVIKSRITTDKDTSYSIAYFDIKDFKMVNDIFGKDTGDKVLVRVANWLRESALDDWSYGRIGGDAFGVCFKTDTVNLPKVEQKLSEFVISNGAIDQHILMHVGIFRVTDPNIDVSIMFDRAHLAQTSIKNEYNTHIALYDDKMRDQVLWGQKISIELAEAIKQRQIVPYLQPIVDNKGSIIGAEALVRWLHPTEGFLPPFTFIPIFEKNGMIADVDKYIWRCACEILASWTGEKEKLFISVNISPKDFYFIDVFAEIDKLVNEFKINPNRLRIEITETVMMTDAESRMAILKRFRDNGYIVEMDDFGSGYSSLNQLKDMPLDVLKIDMKFLSNAEDNQKAETILRNILRLSSDLGLFSLTEGVETEDQYQMLNQMGCNLFQGYYFAKPMSVSDYEKLCEAKT, from the coding sequence ATGAGACTTACGTTTGCAATTATTTATGTCTTGCTAATAATCCTTTTAGGGGTTTTTGGAGTAATTGCGCGTAAATCGAAAAAGTCGATCGGATACGCCGTATCCCTTCTCCTGTTTTCGTTCATCGTTCCCATTATGGGAAACCTCTTCATCGTCCTTTCCACCAACCAGCTTCTTTCGACCATCGGTAGTTATATCTACTTCATCGGCATGGACTTGATGTCGTTCAGCCTGTTTGACTTTACCTTGGCCTATTGCAGCATATCTTGGCGAAAAAACAAAAAGAAATGCTATGTCATCTATGCGCTTTTAACCCTGGACATCATCCAATATTTCTTTAACCCCTTCCTAGGGCAAGCATTCGGTATGGAAGCCATCACGGTAGACGGATCCCCCTACTACAGGCTCATTCCTTACATGGGGCAATTCTTCCACCGTATTGCAGTCTATCTAGCTTTCTTCGTATCGCTTTTCATATTCTGCATCAAGGCCATACGCGTTCCCCGCATTTACGCCGAAAAGTACAACGTCATTTTCTTCACCATGGTCGTGGCCGGGGTATGGCAATCGTACTACATCTTCTCGAGAACACCCATTGACCGTTCCATGATCGCCATGGCCGTTTGCGGGATGTTCATTTTCTATTTTTCGCTATTCTTTAGGCCCTACAGGCTCCTGGACCGAATGCTTGCCAAAATCGCCTCCCAAATGCCCGAAGCCATCTACTTCTTTGATGCCAACGATCGTTGCATCTGGGCAAATAGCAACGGCTGCAAGCTCCTCGTTATCCGTAGCGATAACTACGAAAGCGTTCAGCACAGGCTTGCGGCCATGTTCAATGACTTTGGCGAAGGCATGGACAGTTGGTCGTCCAGGCAAACCGTAGGTTCCGGAAAGGACATTCGATATTTCTCACTAAAAAAACACCTTGTCTCAGACGAAAAGTACCGAAAAATCGGATCGTTCTTGACCGTTCAGGACAACACTGCCGATATCCTCAGGCAGCAAAAAGAAATGTACGAGGCAACCCATGACAAGCTCACCGGTTTGTTCACCAAGGAACACCTGTTCAATGTCATCAAGAGCCGAATCACCACCGACAAGGATACTTCTTACTCCATCGCCTACTTTGATATCAAGGACTTTAAAATGGTCAACGATATCTTCGGCAAAGACACTGGCGACAAAGTTCTTGTGAGAGTAGCAAACTGGCTCAGGGAAAGCGCCCTCGACGACTGGAGTTACGGACGCATCGGCGGCGACGCCTTCGGCGTCTGTTTCAAGACAGATACAGTCAATCTGCCTAAAGTCGAGCAAAAACTTTCAGAGTTTGTCATTTCAAACGGCGCGATCGACCAGCATATTTTGATGCATGTAGGTATATTCCGTGTAACCGACCCGAACATCGACGTATCGATCATGTTCGACCGCGCACACCTCGCCCAGACAAGCATCAAGAACGAATACAATACGCATATCGCCCTATACGACGACAAAATGCGCGACCAGGTGTTGTGGGGCCAAAAGATATCGATAGAACTTGCAGAGGCAATCAAACAGCGTCAGATTGTCCCCTACCTGCAGCCTATCGTAGACAACAAGGGTTCCATTATCGGAGCCGAAGCTTTAGTTCGCTGGCTCCACCCCACAGAAGGTTTCCTCCCGCCTTTCACGTTCATTCCCATATTCGAAAAGAACGGCATGATTGCCGACGTGGACAAGTACATTTGGCGCTGCGCCTGCGAAATACTTGCCTCATGGACCGGCGAAAAAGAAAAGCTCTTCATTTCGGTCAACATTTCGCCCAAGGACTTCTACTTCATAGATGTCTTTGCCGAAATCGACAAGCTCGTCAACGAATTCAAGATTAACCCGAACCGCCTGCGTATTGAAATTACGGAAACGGTCATGATGACCGACGCCGAAAGCCGTATGGCCATATTGAAGCGTTTCCGCGACAACGGATACATTGTCGAAATGGACGACTTCGGCAGCGGCTATTCTTCGTTGAATCAGCTCAAGGACATGCCTCTGGACGTGCTGAAAATCGACATGAAGTTCTTGAGCAACGCCGAAGACAACCAAAAGGCAGAAACAATCCTCAGGAACATCCTCAGACTTTCGAGCGACCTTGGTCTATTCTCGCTCACCGAAGGTGTCGAAACCGAAGATCAATACCAAATGTTGAACCAAATGGGCTGTAATTTGTTCCAAGGATACTACTTTGCAAAGCCCATGTCGGTAAGCGACTACGAAAAGCTTTGCGAAGCCAAAACTTGA
- a CDS encoding sodium-translocating pyrophosphatase — protein METFSIPGFWYTVPAASILALVAALLFFKSMMKMDEGTPRMIEIAGYVREGALAYLKRQYRTVSVVFAILFLIFVILAFLGIQNPFVPIAFLTGGFFSGLCGFLGMKTATQASSRTAAGASKSLNQGLVTAFRSGAVMGLIVVGFGLLDISIWFYLLNFIYDHNIFGMGATLASKISMDFSDGLITNPAFGHAKMAEVTTTMLTFGMGASLQALFARVGGGIYTKAADVGADLVGKVEAGIPEDDPRNPATIADNVGDNVGDVAGMGADLYESYCGSILATAALGAALPGMSMHHVIAPMLVAAIGIVLSIVGIFMVRTKDDANTKSLLHSLLVGTLGSSILILLALLVFVKLELISWGIFGSVVAGLAAGVIIGQFTEFYTSDAYKPTRAIASRTQMGPATTIIEGISVGMYSTALPVITIVLGILASFGFAGGFENISQGLYGVGFAAVGMLSTLGITLSTDAFGPIADNAGGNAEMAELPKKVRERTDELDMLGNTTAATGKGFAIGSAALTAMALLASYVEEIKLWLSKFAHDGAFEFGNVTFFSSSTALTSGASTSNTHWQILEGGIKAIANDGSLAALSIADASFGDFMNAFNLNLMNPMLLGGLFIGCMMAFVFCAMTIKAVGRAASSMVKEVRRQFKEIPGIMEGTGKPDYAKCVEISTHGAQREMLLPSLLAVIVPVVVGLFMGIAGVFGLLAGGLACGFSLACMLNNAGGAWDNAKKYIEKGNFGGKGSDCHKAGVVGDTVGDPFKDTAGPSLNILIKLMTMVSLVFAGVIVAVGGL, from the coding sequence ATGGAAACATTCAGCATTCCTGGTTTTTGGTACACTGTTCCGGCAGCGTCAATCCTTGCCCTTGTAGCGGCACTGCTGTTCTTCAAATCCATGATGAAAATGGACGAAGGAACGCCGCGCATGATAGAGATTGCGGGTTATGTCCGCGAAGGGGCACTCGCCTACCTCAAGCGACAATACAGAACCGTCTCGGTCGTATTCGCCATTTTGTTCCTCATTTTCGTGATTCTCGCATTCCTCGGAATCCAGAATCCCTTTGTTCCGATCGCATTCCTCACCGGCGGTTTCTTTAGCGGACTCTGCGGATTTTTAGGCATGAAAACGGCAACGCAGGCAAGTTCCAGAACTGCCGCGGGCGCAAGCAAGAGCCTGAACCAAGGCCTCGTCACGGCATTCCGTTCTGGCGCGGTCATGGGACTGATTGTCGTCGGCTTTGGCCTGCTCGATATTTCCATCTGGTTCTACCTTCTGAACTTCATTTACGACCATAATATTTTCGGCATGGGAGCCACCCTGGCAAGCAAGATTTCGATGGATTTTTCGGACGGTTTGATTACGAATCCGGCTTTCGGGCACGCCAAGATGGCCGAAGTGACAACCACCATGCTGACCTTTGGCATGGGAGCCTCGCTGCAGGCGCTCTTTGCCCGCGTTGGCGGGGGTATCTACACGAAGGCGGCCGATGTCGGTGCAGACTTGGTGGGTAAAGTCGAAGCGGGTATTCCCGAAGACGATCCGCGAAACCCCGCCACCATCGCCGACAACGTCGGCGATAACGTCGGAGACGTTGCGGGCATGGGCGCAGACCTCTACGAATCTTACTGCGGATCCATCTTGGCGACAGCGGCCCTCGGCGCGGCCCTCCCTGGCATGAGCATGCACCATGTCATTGCCCCGATGCTTGTCGCGGCAATAGGCATTGTTCTTTCGATTGTCGGCATTTTCATGGTGCGCACCAAAGATGACGCCAACACCAAGTCGCTCTTGCATTCCCTTCTCGTCGGAACGCTCGGATCTTCGATTCTCATTCTCTTGGCGCTCCTTGTCTTTGTCAAGTTGGAACTCATTTCGTGGGGCATTTTCGGATCTGTCGTCGCAGGCCTTGCCGCTGGCGTCATCATAGGACAGTTTACCGAATTCTACACCTCCGACGCCTACAAGCCCACCCGCGCTATCGCTTCGCGCACGCAGATGGGCCCCGCCACGACCATCATCGAAGGCATCTCGGTCGGCATGTACTCCACCGCCCTCCCGGTGATCACTATCGTTCTCGGCATTCTCGCCTCCTTCGGTTTTGCGGGCGGTTTCGAAAACATTTCGCAGGGGCTTTACGGAGTCGGTTTCGCGGCCGTCGGTATGCTTTCGACCCTCGGCATCACGCTTTCGACAGACGCCTTCGGGCCCATTGCCGACAATGCGGGCGGTAACGCCGAAATGGCAGAACTCCCCAAGAAAGTCCGCGAACGTACCGACGAGCTCGACATGCTCGGCAACACGACCGCCGCGACAGGTAAAGGGTTCGCCATCGGGTCTGCAGCCCTTACCGCCATGGCACTACTTGCCTCCTATGTCGAAGAAATCAAGCTCTGGCTCAGCAAATTCGCCCACGACGGCGCATTCGAATTCGGCAACGTCACCTTCTTCAGCAGTTCTACCGCGCTCACCTCTGGAGCCTCTACCAGCAACACGCATTGGCAAATTCTAGAAGGCGGCATCAAGGCCATCGCAAACGACGGTTCGCTTGCAGCGCTCTCTATTGCAGACGCTTCGTTCGGCGATTTCATGAACGCATTCAACCTGAACCTGATGAACCCCATGCTTCTTGGCGGCCTCTTTATCGGTTGCATGATGGCCTTCGTCTTCTGCGCCATGACCATCAAGGCGGTCGGCCGCGCAGCCTCTTCCATGGTCAAGGAAGTCCGCCGCCAGTTCAAGGAAATTCCAGGAATCATGGAAGGCACAGGCAAGCCGGATTACGCCAAATGCGTCGAAATTTCGACTCACGGAGCCCAGCGCGAAATGCTCCTGCCGTCGCTCCTCGCTGTCATTGTTCCGGTTGTTGTTGGCCTGTTCATGGGAATCGCGGGCGTCTTCGGCCTGCTCGCCGGGGGGCTCGCTTGCGGATTCTCGCTCGCCTGCATGCTCAACAACGCAGGCGGTGCCTGGGACAACGCCAAGAAATATATCGAAAAAGGAAACTTCGGCGGAAAAGGTTCCGATTGTCACAAGGCAGGAGTCGTCGGCGATACCGTAGGCGATCCGTTCAAGGACACCGCGGGCCCCTCGCTAAACATCTTGATTAAATTGATGACAATGGTGAGTCTCGTCTTCGCAGGTGTCATTGTCGCGGTCGGCGGGCTCTAG
- a CDS encoding DMT family transporter: MPLTRNNVIPAKAGISALKGFFFAALSAICYGTNPLGALHLYAQNYSPETVLFYRFFTAALLLMIVMLSKGSHFKISFREFRALVAFGFLFAASSLTYYASFKYMDAGLASTLLFLYPLEVSVLMAIFFKERIKIWTVLSIVISMAGIALLYRGGDGATLSSVGCLLVFLSSISYAIYMVMANRINLQMGSVKMTFYAICFCMFFLLLYSVTLGSGLPPLFTQASSWGWGFMLGLVPTVLSLIFMVKAVRIVGSTPTAILGALEPVTAVTIGVTVFAENLTTRIMAGIILILCSTILIAVKK; this comes from the coding sequence ATGCCTCTCACGCGCAATAATGTCATCCCCGCGAAGGCGGGGATCTCCGCATTAAAAGGCTTCTTTTTTGCAGCTCTTTCCGCGATTTGTTACGGTACGAATCCGCTGGGTGCGCTTCACTTGTATGCGCAGAATTATTCGCCCGAGACGGTTCTTTTTTACCGGTTCTTTACGGCGGCGCTGTTGCTCATGATCGTCATGCTTTCCAAGGGTTCGCACTTTAAAATTTCGTTTCGCGAGTTCCGTGCGCTAGTCGCGTTCGGCTTCTTGTTTGCCGCAAGTTCGCTCACGTATTACGCCTCGTTCAAGTACATGGACGCGGGCCTTGCCTCGACGCTTCTGTTCCTTTATCCGCTCGAAGTCTCGGTGCTCATGGCGATTTTCTTCAAGGAAAGAATCAAAATTTGGACAGTCCTTTCGATTGTGATTTCGATGGCGGGCATTGCGCTTTTGTATCGTGGGGGAGACGGCGCAACGCTCAGTTCGGTGGGTTGCCTGCTCGTGTTCTTGTCGTCCATAAGTTACGCCATTTATATGGTGATGGCGAACCGCATCAACTTGCAGATGGGCTCGGTCAAGATGACTTTTTATGCCATCTGTTTTTGCATGTTCTTCTTGTTGCTTTATTCGGTGACGCTCGGTTCAGGGCTCCCGCCGCTCTTTACGCAGGCGAGTTCCTGGGGCTGGGGCTTTATGCTGGGACTTGTGCCGACGGTACTTTCGCTCATTTTCATGGTGAAGGCGGTACGCATCGTGGGCTCTACACCGACGGCGATTTTGGGCGCTCTGGAGCCCGTGACTGCAGTGACGATAGGCGTGACTGTCTTTGCCGAAAACTTGACGACACGCATCATGGCGGGCATCATCTTGATCCTTTGTTCCACCATTTTGATTGCCGTAAAGAAATAA
- a CDS encoding nitroreductase family protein yields MEFIKLAQNRYSCRKFSDKAVEPEKLALVLEAGRLSPTAVNGQPVTVKVLKSEAALAKLRGITRMAYNAPVVLMVCYDKDKCYSPVTYHDDFVSGDMDSSIVTTSMMMQATDLGLATLWARGFNASEIERAFDFPANLKLACFLDVGYADPAEGGPSPRHPVRKPMSEFATEL; encoded by the coding sequence ATGGAATTCATTAAACTCGCTCAAAATCGTTACAGCTGCCGCAAATTCAGCGACAAGGCTGTGGAACCCGAAAAACTCGCCCTCGTGCTCGAAGCGGGCCGCCTTTCTCCGACGGCCGTGAATGGCCAGCCGGTGACCGTGAAGGTACTCAAGTCTGAGGCAGCCCTAGCCAAGCTCCGCGGCATTACCCGCATGGCCTACAACGCCCCCGTGGTGCTCATGGTCTGCTACGACAAGGACAAGTGCTATTCTCCCGTGACCTATCACGACGACTTTGTAAGTGGCGATATGGATTCAAGCATCGTGACGACCTCGATGATGATGCAGGCCACCGACTTGGGCCTTGCGACCTTATGGGCCCGCGGCTTCAACGCCTCTGAAATCGAACGCGCCTTCGATTTTCCGGCAAACCTCAAGCTGGCCTGCTTCTTGGATGTGGGCTACGCCGACCCCGCCGAAGGTGGCCCTTCGCCGAGACACCCCGTGCGCAAGCCCATGAGTGAATTCGCTACGGAATTGTAA